The following proteins are encoded in a genomic region of Bacteroidota bacterium:
- the rpoC gene encoding DNA-directed RNA polymerase subunit beta', with product MYNPKKENKLSSDFKSITISLASPETILNRSFGEVLKPETINYRTYKPEMGGLFCERIFGPVKDYECHCGKYKRIRYKGIICDRCGVEVTEKKVRRERMGHIALVVPVAHIWYFRSLPNKIGNLLGLTTKKLDQVIYYERYVVVQPGVMAQEGLQHMDFLTEDEYLDIQERLPRENQLLDDNDPQKFIAKMGAEALEMLLARTELDDLSYELRRRAAEETSQQRKNDALKRLKIVEAFRGANKRMENRPEWMVVRMVPVIPPELRPLVPLEGGRFATSDLNDLYRRVIIRNNRLKRLIEIKAPEVILRNEKRMLQEAVDSLFDNTRKVNAVRTDSNRALKSLSDMLKGKQGRFRQNLLGKRVDYSGRSVIVVGPKMKLHECGLPKDMAAELFKPFIIRKLLERGIVKTVKSAKKIVDKKEPIVWEILESVLKGHPVLLNRAPTLHRLGIQAFQPRLIEGKAIQLHPLVCTGFNADFDGDQMAVHVPLSHEAVLEASILMLASHNILHPANGAPITVPSQDMVLGIYYMTKARPRQMGEGLTFYGPDEVRIAYNEGRAALHAIIKVRLPKFDAEKGQYVLDKKGKPVYELVETTVGRVLLNEIVPREAGFINRVLTKGSLRGVILDVFNAAGMARTAQFLDDIKAMGFQMAFKGGLSFSLLNVIVPEEKDKLLEDAYARIDEVWSNYSMGLITENERYNQVIDIWTRANSRLAETLLKQLSSDQDGFNPVYMMLDSGARGSKEQIRQLGGMRGLMAKPQKTLKGSAGEIIENPILSNFKEGLSVLEYFISTHGARKGLADTALKTADAGYLTRRLVDVAQDVIITEDDCGTLRGIMISALKENDEVVEDLRDRILGRCPVDDVHHPVTDELLAPAGEIITEQVARKIDEAELESVEIRSVLTCDSKRGVCAKCYGRNLATSALVQNGEAVGVIAAQSIGEPGTQLTLRTFHVGGTAQRLSADSQIKTKYAGKIVFENIRTIPRKDGEVSKTIVLGRGGEIKLMDPKADKVYTVHNIPYGSELLCKDGDTVEKGAIICQWDPYNAVILSDFDGQVHFEQIIENITYREESDDQTGFVEKVVMDNRDKTINPAINVEEKNGGDRRSYNLPVGSHIMVNDGDKVKAGQILVKIPRLASRTSDITGGLPRVTELFEARNPSNPAVVSEIDGIVQLGTIKRGNREIRVLSRDGSEERKYMVPLSRHILVQDNDLVYAGTTLSDGATTPADILRIKGTSAVQEYIVNEIQAVYRLQGVKINDKHIEVIVRQMMQKVLIEDAGDTIFLEKEIVDRLEFQEENDWIFDKKVVLDAGESTTLKEGMIVSARKLRDENSMLKRKDKKLVQVRDARAAVAHPVLQGITRASLGTQSFMSAASFQETTKVLSEAAVSAKVDNLLGLKENVIVGHLVPAGTGLREYENIYVAGKGETEQVEQGVLELPSARVL from the coding sequence ATGTACAATCCAAAGAAGGAAAACAAATTATCCAGCGACTTCAAGTCCATCACCATCAGCCTGGCGAGTCCGGAGACGATCCTGAATCGCTCGTTTGGTGAGGTGCTGAAGCCTGAAACCATAAACTACCGGACCTATAAGCCCGAGATGGGCGGTCTGTTCTGCGAGCGCATCTTCGGCCCCGTAAAGGACTATGAGTGCCACTGTGGTAAGTACAAGCGTATTCGCTACAAGGGCATCATCTGTGACCGCTGTGGGGTAGAAGTTACCGAGAAAAAAGTGCGCCGCGAACGCATGGGCCACATAGCCCTGGTGGTGCCGGTGGCACACATCTGGTACTTCCGCAGCCTGCCGAACAAGATCGGCAACCTCTTGGGCCTTACCACCAAGAAGCTCGACCAGGTAATCTACTACGAGCGCTACGTGGTGGTACAGCCCGGCGTAATGGCGCAGGAGGGCCTGCAGCACATGGACTTCCTGACCGAAGACGAATACCTGGACATCCAGGAGCGCCTACCCAGAGAAAACCAGCTGCTGGACGACAACGACCCACAAAAGTTTATCGCCAAGATGGGTGCCGAAGCCCTGGAGATGCTGCTGGCCCGTACCGAGCTGGACGACCTGAGCTATGAGCTACGCCGCCGGGCAGCAGAGGAAACCAGCCAGCAGCGCAAAAACGATGCCCTGAAGCGCCTGAAAATCGTGGAAGCCTTCCGGGGTGCAAACAAGCGCATGGAGAACCGCCCCGAGTGGATGGTGGTGCGCATGGTGCCGGTCATTCCCCCCGAGCTACGACCCCTGGTGCCACTGGAGGGGGGCCGATTTGCTACCTCAGACCTCAATGACCTCTATCGCCGCGTTATCATCCGGAACAACCGGCTGAAGCGCCTGATCGAGATCAAAGCCCCGGAGGTAATCCTGCGTAATGAAAAGCGGATGCTGCAGGAGGCTGTGGACTCGCTCTTCGACAACACCCGTAAGGTGAATGCCGTACGCACCGACAGCAACCGTGCCCTGAAGTCGCTCTCCGACATGCTGAAGGGCAAGCAGGGCCGATTCCGGCAAAACCTCCTCGGTAAGCGGGTTGACTATTCCGGTCGCTCGGTTATCGTGGTAGGCCCAAAAATGAAGCTGCATGAGTGCGGCCTGCCCAAAGACATGGCTGCCGAGCTCTTCAAGCCCTTCATCATCCGCAAGCTGCTGGAGCGCGGCATTGTCAAGACGGTGAAGAGTGCCAAGAAGATTGTGGACAAGAAAGAGCCCATCGTGTGGGAAATCCTGGAGAGTGTGCTGAAGGGACACCCCGTCCTGCTAAACCGTGCCCCTACACTCCACCGCCTGGGCATCCAGGCCTTCCAGCCCCGGCTGATCGAGGGCAAGGCCATCCAGCTGCACCCCCTGGTATGTACCGGTTTCAACGCCGACTTTGACGGCGACCAGATGGCGGTGCACGTGCCCCTTAGCCACGAGGCGGTGCTGGAGGCGAGCATCCTCATGCTGGCTAGCCACAACATCCTGCACCCGGCCAACGGAGCACCCATCACCGTGCCTTCGCAGGACATGGTACTGGGTATCTATTACATGACCAAGGCGCGGCCCAGGCAGATGGGCGAGGGCCTCACCTTCTATGGCCCAGATGAGGTGCGCATAGCCTACAATGAAGGCCGTGCTGCCCTACACGCCATCATCAAGGTGCGCCTGCCCAAGTTTGATGCAGAAAAAGGGCAGTATGTGCTGGATAAAAAGGGCAAGCCGGTGTATGAGCTGGTAGAAACCACCGTCGGGCGTGTATTGCTGAACGAGATTGTACCCCGCGAGGCCGGTTTTATCAACCGGGTGCTCACCAAGGGTAGCCTGCGTGGGGTGATCCTGGATGTATTCAATGCGGCAGGCATGGCCCGTACGGCCCAGTTTCTGGACGACATCAAGGCCATGGGCTTCCAGATGGCCTTCAAGGGCGGTCTGAGCTTCTCGCTGCTGAACGTGATTGTACCCGAAGAGAAGGACAAGCTGCTGGAGGATGCCTATGCCCGTATAGACGAGGTGTGGAGCAACTACAGCATGGGCTTGATAACCGAAAACGAGCGCTACAACCAGGTGATCGACATCTGGACCCGTGCCAACAGCCGCCTGGCAGAAACCCTGCTGAAGCAGCTGAGCAGCGACCAGGATGGCTTTAACCCGGTATACATGATGCTCGACTCGGGTGCCAGGGGCTCCAAGGAGCAGATCCGCCAGCTGGGCGGTATGCGGGGGCTGATGGCCAAGCCACAGAAGACCCTGAAGGGTTCGGCGGGTGAGATTATCGAGAACCCCATCCTCTCCAACTTCAAGGAGGGCCTGAGTGTACTCGAGTACTTTATCTCTACCCACGGTGCTCGTAAAGGCCTGGCTGATACCGCGCTGAAAACCGCCGATGCCGGCTACCTGACCCGTCGTCTGGTAGACGTGGCCCAAGACGTCATCATTACCGAAGACGACTGCGGCACCCTGCGAGGCATCATGATCTCGGCACTCAAGGAGAACGATGAGGTGGTGGAAGACCTGCGCGACCGCATACTGGGCCGCTGCCCCGTAGACGATGTGCACCACCCGGTAACAGACGAGCTGCTGGCACCCGCCGGCGAAATCATTACCGAGCAGGTGGCCCGCAAGATAGACGAGGCCGAGCTGGAGTCGGTAGAGATACGCTCGGTGCTAACCTGCGACAGCAAGCGCGGCGTATGTGCCAAGTGCTATGGCCGGAACCTGGCCACCAGTGCCCTGGTGCAGAATGGCGAGGCTGTGGGCGTAATCGCTGCCCAGTCCATCGGCGAGCCTGGTACCCAGCTCACACTGCGTACCTTCCACGTGGGGGGTACTGCCCAGCGCCTGAGTGCAGATAGTCAGATCAAAACCAAGTATGCCGGTAAGATTGTCTTTGAAAACATCCGCACCATTCCGCGCAAGGATGGCGAGGTAAGCAAGACCATCGTACTAGGCCGTGGGGGCGAGATTAAGCTGATGGACCCCAAAGCGGACAAGGTGTACACGGTGCACAACATCCCCTATGGATCCGAGCTGCTGTGCAAGGATGGCGATACCGTGGAAAAAGGCGCCATCATCTGCCAGTGGGATCCCTACAATGCGGTGATCCTGAGCGACTTCGACGGGCAGGTGCACTTTGAGCAGATTATTGAAAACATTACCTACCGCGAGGAGAGCGATGACCAGACCGGCTTCGTAGAGAAGGTGGTAATGGACAACCGGGATAAAACCATCAACCCCGCCATTAACGTAGAGGAGAAGAACGGTGGAGATCGCCGCTCGTACAACCTGCCGGTGGGCTCGCACATCATGGTAAACGACGGCGACAAGGTTAAGGCCGGCCAGATCCTGGTAAAAATACCCCGCCTGGCTAGCCGTACCAGCGACATTACGGGCGGCCTGCCGCGTGTAACCGAGCTGTTTGAGGCCCGAAACCCGAGCAACCCCGCTGTGGTGAGCGAGATAGACGGCATTGTGCAGCTAGGCACCATCAAGCGCGGTAACCGCGAAATCAGGGTGCTGAGCCGTGATGGCAGCGAGGAACGCAAGTACATGGTGCCCCTCAGCCGCCACATCCTGGTGCAGGACAACGACCTGGTGTATGCCGGCACTACCCTGAGCGATGGGGCCACCACACCGGCAGACATCCTGCGTATAAAGGGCACCTCTGCCGTGCAGGAGTATATCGTGAATGAGATTCAGGCCGTGTATCGCCTACAGGGTGTGAAGATCAACGACAAGCACATTGAGGTAATCGTACGCCAGATGATGCAGAAGGTACTGATCGAGGATGCAGGAGACACCATCTTCCTCGAAAAGGAAATCGTAGACCGCCTGGAGTTTCAGGAGGAGAACGACTGGATCTTCGATAAAAAGGTGGTGCTGGATGCCGGAGAAAGCACAACCCTGAAGGAAGGCATGATTGTATCGGCCCGCAAACTGCGCGACGAGAACAGCATGCTGAAGCGCAAGGACAAGAAGCTGGTGCAGGTGCGCGATGCACGTGCAGCCGTGGCGCACCCCGTGCTGCAGGGTATTACCCGTGCCTCGCTGGGTACACAGAGCTTTATGTCTGCCGCTTCGTTCCAGGAGACAACCAAGGTGCTGAGCGAAGCCGCTGTAAGCGCCAAGGTAGACAACCTGCTGGGCCTGAAGGAGAATGTGATAGTAGGCCACCTGGTGCCTGCCGGAACCGGACTACGCGAGTACGAAAACATCTACGTAGCCGGAAAAGGAGAGACCGAGCAGGTGGAACAGGGTGTGCTGGAGCTACCCAGTGCACGCGTGCTCTAG
- the rpoB gene encoding DNA-directed RNA polymerase subunit beta, producing MANIFENTRINFGKIPRVAEYPDLLEVQLDSFKTFMQLDTPPDRRTNEGLWRVFQENFPVSDARENFVLEFRDYSLDPPRYSIEECRERGLTYSVALKAKLYLYCTDEDNEDFEPVSQEVYLGNIPYMTPSGTFIINGAERVIVSQLHRSPGVFFGQSMHPNGTRLYSARIIPFKGSWIEFSTDVNNVMYAYIDGKKKFPITTLLRAIGYSSDKEVLELFGLAEEVKATKASLKKVVGRKLAARVLKSWVEDFVDEDTGEVINITRNEVLLERDHVITEDDLDTIENSGEKSVILLSGDSTAAEYSVIINTLQKDNSNSEMEAMQYIYRQLRNAEAPDEETARGIIDKLFFSDKRYDLGEVGRYRLNKKLHGSQDEASQVLTKHDIICIVKYLIELVNSKANVDDIDHLSNRRVRTVGEQLYGQFSVGLARMARTIRERMNIRDNELFTPSDLINARTLSSVINSFFGTSQLSQFMDQTNPLSEITHKRRISALGPGGLSREHAGFEVRDVHYSHYGRLCPIETPEGPNIGLISSLCVYAKVNSMGFIETPYLKVEEGKVDLKKVNYLSAEEEDNATIAQSSTKYIDNGTFSDNRIKARHLADYPVVTPEELDYVDIAPNQIVSVAASLIPFLEHDDANRALMGSNMQRQAVPLLRPDAPVVGTGLELKTAADSRTQLIAEGNGIVVEVDATHVTIRYDRDEIDDLVSFDSNVKTYYLQKFVRTNQSTAVNLRPIVKKGTKVSKGTVLVEGYSTEAGELALGRNLLVAFMPWQGYNFEDAIVISERVVSEDLFTSLHVEEFEMQVRDTKLGQEELTNEIPNVSEEATRNLDENGLIRIGAEVKEGDILIGKITPKGETDPTPEEKLLRAIFGDKAGDVKDASLKAPPSFQGVVIDKKLFSKDRKDGKTRAVDKKKLTDLEEQYKQDITALDKQMTEKLLELVGSEKLNSVKDKYGEEVISAGKKLTAKAANLRFIDVIPSEWTKDEALNSRIVQLFHNYTNRYNEIDGKYKREKYQISVGDELPTGIIKLAKVYVANKRKLKVGDKMAGRHGNKGIVSRIVRQEDMPFLEDGTPVDVVLNPLGVPSRMNLGQIYETILGWAGHKLGVKYATPIFDGATEEEVNQELKKAGLPDFGATYLYDGQSGERFDQPTTVGIIYMLKLSHMVDDKMHARSIGPYSLITQQPLGGKAQFGGQRFGEMEVWALEAFGAAHILRELLTVKSDDVIGRAKTYECIVKGENIPTPGIPESFNVLMHELRGLALEISLD from the coding sequence TTGGCAAACATATTTGAGAACACGCGTATCAATTTCGGAAAGATTCCGCGTGTAGCTGAATATCCGGACCTGCTAGAGGTCCAGTTGGATTCATTCAAAACTTTCATGCAGCTGGATACGCCCCCAGACCGCAGAACCAATGAGGGTCTGTGGCGCGTGTTTCAGGAGAATTTCCCCGTTTCGGACGCACGAGAGAATTTCGTGCTCGAGTTTCGCGACTACTCGCTCGATCCTCCCCGCTACAGCATTGAGGAGTGTAGAGAGCGTGGCCTCACCTACAGCGTGGCGCTCAAGGCCAAGCTATACCTCTATTGCACCGATGAGGACAATGAGGACTTTGAGCCAGTATCGCAGGAAGTATACCTGGGGAACATCCCCTACATGACCCCGAGTGGTACCTTTATCATCAATGGTGCCGAGCGTGTCATTGTGTCTCAGCTGCACCGCTCGCCCGGTGTGTTCTTCGGCCAGAGTATGCACCCCAACGGTACGCGCCTGTATTCAGCGCGTATTATCCCGTTTAAGGGTAGCTGGATCGAGTTCAGCACCGATGTGAACAACGTGATGTATGCCTACATCGACGGGAAGAAGAAGTTCCCCATAACCACCCTGCTGCGGGCCATTGGCTATAGCAGCGATAAGGAGGTGCTGGAGCTATTCGGCCTGGCCGAGGAGGTGAAGGCCACCAAGGCTAGCCTGAAGAAAGTGGTAGGCCGCAAGCTGGCTGCACGTGTGCTGAAGAGCTGGGTGGAAGACTTTGTGGATGAAGACACCGGTGAGGTAATCAACATTACCCGAAACGAGGTGCTGCTGGAGCGAGACCACGTTATTACCGAAGACGACCTGGACACCATAGAGAACAGCGGCGAAAAGAGCGTTATCCTCCTGAGTGGCGATAGCACCGCCGCCGAATACAGCGTGATTATCAATACGCTACAGAAGGACAACAGCAACAGCGAGATGGAAGCGATGCAGTACATCTACCGCCAGCTGCGTAATGCCGAGGCGCCGGATGAAGAGACTGCACGGGGCATTATCGACAAGCTGTTCTTCAGCGACAAGCGGTATGACCTGGGCGAGGTGGGACGCTACCGGCTGAACAAGAAGCTGCACGGCAGCCAGGATGAGGCGAGCCAGGTGCTCACCAAGCACGATATCATCTGTATCGTGAAGTACCTGATCGAGCTGGTGAACAGCAAGGCTAACGTGGACGATATAGACCACCTGAGCAACAGGCGGGTACGCACGGTGGGCGAGCAGCTGTACGGCCAGTTTAGTGTAGGCCTGGCACGTATGGCCCGCACCATACGCGAGCGCATGAACATCCGGGATAACGAACTGTTCACCCCCTCGGACCTGATCAACGCCCGCACCCTGAGCAGCGTCATCAACTCGTTCTTTGGCACCAGCCAGCTGAGCCAGTTTATGGACCAGACAAACCCCCTGAGCGAGATTACCCACAAGCGCAGGATCTCTGCCCTGGGCCCAGGTGGCCTTAGCCGAGAGCATGCGGGCTTTGAGGTGCGCGACGTACACTACAGCCACTATGGCCGCCTGTGCCCCATCGAAACCCCGGAGGGGCCGAACATCGGCCTCATCTCCAGCCTGTGTGTGTATGCCAAGGTGAATAGCATGGGCTTTATAGAGACCCCCTACCTGAAGGTGGAGGAGGGCAAGGTGGACCTGAAGAAGGTAAACTACCTGAGTGCAGAGGAGGAGGACAACGCCACCATTGCCCAGAGCAGCACCAAGTATATAGACAATGGTACCTTTAGCGACAACCGGATAAAAGCCCGTCATTTGGCTGACTATCCGGTGGTAACGCCTGAGGAGCTGGACTATGTAGATATAGCCCCCAACCAGATTGTATCCGTGGCGGCATCGCTCATCCCCTTCCTGGAGCATGATGATGCCAACCGGGCGCTGATGGGATCGAACATGCAGCGCCAGGCTGTGCCCCTGCTGCGGCCAGACGCGCCCGTGGTGGGAACCGGCCTGGAGCTGAAAACCGCTGCCGATAGCCGAACCCAGCTGATAGCTGAGGGAAATGGAATCGTGGTAGAGGTGGATGCTACCCATGTAACCATTCGCTATGACCGCGATGAGATAGATGACCTGGTGAGCTTTGACAGCAATGTGAAGACCTACTACCTGCAGAAGTTTGTGCGCACCAACCAGAGCACGGCCGTAAACCTGCGCCCCATTGTAAAAAAGGGCACCAAGGTAAGTAAGGGTACCGTGCTGGTAGAGGGATACAGCACCGAGGCAGGCGAGCTAGCCCTGGGTCGAAACCTGCTGGTGGCCTTCATGCCCTGGCAGGGTTACAACTTTGAGGATGCCATCGTGATCTCGGAGCGTGTGGTGAGCGAAGACCTCTTTACCTCGCTGCATGTAGAGGAGTTTGAAATGCAGGTGCGAGACACCAAGCTGGGACAGGAGGAGCTGACCAACGAAATACCCAACGTAAGCGAAGAGGCTACCCGAAACCTGGATGAGAACGGACTCATCCGCATAGGTGCGGAGGTGAAAGAGGGCGACATCCTGATCGGCAAAATAACACCCAAGGGAGAAACAGACCCCACCCCGGAGGAGAAGCTGCTGCGTGCCATCTTTGGCGACAAAGCCGGCGACGTAAAGGATGCCTCGCTAAAGGCGCCCCCGTCTTTCCAGGGAGTAGTTATCGATAAGAAGCTTTTCAGCAAAGACCGCAAGGACGGCAAGACCCGTGCGGTGGACAAGAAGAAGCTAACCGACCTGGAAGAGCAGTACAAGCAGGACATAACTGCACTGGACAAGCAGATGACCGAAAAACTGCTGGAACTGGTAGGGAGCGAGAAGCTGAACTCGGTGAAAGACAAGTACGGCGAGGAAGTAATTTCTGCCGGAAAGAAACTGACCGCCAAGGCAGCAAACCTCCGCTTTATCGATGTCATCCCGTCGGAGTGGACCAAGGACGAGGCACTGAACAGCCGGATCGTGCAGCTCTTCCACAACTATACGAACCGCTATAACGAAATAGATGGCAAGTATAAGCGGGAGAAATACCAGATCTCGGTAGGCGACGAGCTGCCTACGGGCATCATCAAGCTTGCCAAGGTGTACGTGGCGAACAAGCGTAAGCTGAAGGTGGGCGATAAGATGGCAGGCCGCCACGGGAACAAGGGCATTGTGAGCCGCATCGTGCGGCAGGAAGATATGCCCTTCCTGGAAGATGGCACGCCGGTAGACGTGGTGCTAAACCCACTGGGTGTACCTAGCCGGATGAACCTGGGCCAGATCTATGAAACCATCCTGGGCTGGGCTGGCCACAAGCTGGGCGTGAAATACGCCACGCCTATCTTTGACGGAGCTACCGAGGAGGAGGTGAACCAGGAGCTGAAGAAGGCCGGACTGCCCGACTTTGGAGCTACCTACCTCTACGACGGCCAGTCGGGCGAGCGCTTTGACCAGCCTACCACCGTAGGCATCATCTATATGCTGAAGCTGAGCCACATGGTGGATGACAAGATGCACGCACGCTCCATCGGCCCATACTCGCTTATTACCCAGCAGCCGCTGGGGGGCAAGGCGCAGTTCGGTGGCCAGCGCTTTGGCGAGATGGAAGTGTGGGCGCTCGAGGCCTTCGGTGCCGCACACATCTTGCGCGAGCTACTCACCGTCAAAAGCGATGACGTAATTGGCCGGGCCAAAACCTACGAGTGTATTGTAAAAGGCGAGAATATACCCACCCCGGGTATACCCGAGTCTTTCAATGTATTGATGCACGAGCTACGTGGCCTGGCACTCGAAATTTCTCTTGATTAA
- the rplL gene encoding 50S ribosomal protein L7/L12: MADLKNIAETLVNLTVKEVNELATILKDEYGIEPAAAAPVMIAGGAAGAGEGAAVEEKTEFNVMLVDHGPKKLEIVKIVKSVTGLGLKEAKDIVDGVPSAVKEAVGKEEAEDIKKQLEEAGAKVELK, encoded by the coding sequence ATGGCAGATCTGAAGAACATTGCTGAGACCCTGGTGAATCTCACAGTGAAGGAAGTAAATGAACTGGCTACCATCCTGAAGGATGAGTATGGCATTGAGCCTGCTGCGGCTGCTCCTGTAATGATAGCTGGTGGTGCTGCAGGTGCTGGCGAAGGCGCTGCGGTAGAGGAGAAAACCGAGTTCAATGTAATGCTGGTAGACCACGGCCCCAAGAAGCTGGAGATCGTTAAGATTGTGAAGTCTGTTACCGGCCTTGGCCTGAAAGAAGCTAAGGACATCGTAGACGGTGTACCTTCCGCTGTTAAAGAGGCTGTAGGAAAAGAGGAAGCAGAAGACATCAAGAAGCAACTGGAAGAAGCTGGCGCCAAGGTTGAGCTGAAGTAA